Proteins encoded by one window of Asterias rubens chromosome 18, eAstRub1.3, whole genome shotgun sequence:
- the LOC117302725 gene encoding transcription factor HES-4-like, translated as MTSAPTEKQTMKASKPAMEKRRRARINESLLQLKSLVLDGLNKNNPRHSKLEKADILEMTVRYLRNVQRQQVKTSVDVDPAVLTKYRTGFAECMGEVSRYLGGAMDENPEVRARLLGHLAGLCTTQQQQRGQQPIKFAGGSHSQTQGTNHVQLSPTPVTSHGLEATVRPSPPIQVSSAQSPYANFLTPPPSRTHKVPVVGRQPVSTFLTSPKVEGARTGFTPRQAPITQDQKLPATPSSQSDTPVAKGANTQSVIVAQNLPTKASQQPPKFNEMITLILPSQSLPGGQVPTHLIPVYAPQANAITSLPGVVTFQKPSPAATATAERSCDVSPSPASTASPRMTSGAPSSAIDGQQVAWTAIPIPAAQLISPRPGAVAPSILAPPLAISFPFNAEISPARLASHEKPREQIGRPIRLAGVYPNYEVSGDDDPMWRPW; from the exons ATGACTAGCGCACCAACGGAGAAACAAACAATGAAG GCCTCTAAGCCGGCTATGGAGAAGAGACGAAGAGCTAGGATAAATGAAAGTCTACTACAACTCAAGTCGCTGGTTCTTGATGGACTGAACAAAAAC aatccCCGCCATTCCAAGCTGGAGAAAGCTGACATCTTGGAAATGACAGTCCGATACTTAAGAAACGTTCAGCGCCAACAAGTCAAAA cttCCGTAGATGTCGATCCAGCAGTTCTCACAAAGTACCGAACGGGATTCGCAGAGTGCATGGGTGAAGTCTCGCGTTATCTCGGCGGGGCGATGGACGAGAACCCGGAGGTACGTGCCCGCCTCTTGGGCCACCTCGCCGGGCTGTGCACCACCCAACAACAGCAACGTGGACAGCAACCAATCAAATTTGCCGGTGGTTCCCATTCACAGACTCAAGGAACCAATCACGTGCAGCTATCCCCTACACCGGTGACCTCACATGGATTGGAAGCCACGGTTCGCCCCAGTCCGCCAATCCAAGTCAGCTCCGCCCAGTCACCGTATGCTAACTTCCTCACACCACCCCCGAGCAGAACCCATAAAGTACCCGTCGTGGGGCGGCAACCTGTTTCAACATTCCTCACATCACCCAAAGTGGAGGGGGCGAGGACTGGGTTCACACCCCGTCAGGCACCCATCACGCAGGACCAAAAACTCCCCGCAACTCCTTCATCCCAATCAGACACACCGGTCGCCAAAGGGGCAAACACGCAGTCTGTAATCGTCGCTCAAAACCTACCGACGAAGGCGTCTCAACAACCGCCCAAGTTCAACGAGATGATCACGCTAATCCTGCCTAGCCAGTCGCTACCTGGCGGCCAGGTACCTACCCATCTAATCCCCGTCTACGCCCCACAAGCAAACGCTATCACCTCCCTCCCCGGTGTTGTCACTTTCCAAAAGCCAAGTCCTGCTGCAACTGCAACAGCAGAACGCTCCTGTGACGTCAGCCCCTCACCTGCGTCCACGGCAAGCCCAAGAATGACGTCAGGAGCGCCATCTTCGGCAATAGATGGCCAACAAGTTGCCTGGACTGCCATTCCTATACCAGCTGCGCAGCTCATATCGCCACGACCTGGAGCTGTCGCCCCCTCTATCCTAGCCCCACCCCTCGCCATTTCTTTTCCATTTAATGCCGAAATCTCGCCAGCAAGACTAGCCTCTCACGAGAAACCGCGAGAGCAGATAGGACGTCCCATTCGACTGGCGGGGGTGTATCCAAATTATGAAGTGTCAGGGGACGATGACCCTATGTGGAGACCATGGTAG